The following proteins are co-located in the Solanum pennellii chromosome 1, SPENNV200 genome:
- the LOC107008230 gene encoding leucine carboxyl methyltransferase 1 homolog isoform X2 yields the protein MAKPVTDSRSNRAAVQATNDDASASKLSCVKKGYMKDDYVHLFVKKQLRRAPIINRGYFARWAALRKMLYQFLDCEPNADGNGNIRKQILSLGAGFDTMFFQLQDEGKAPHLYVELDFIEVTSKKAALIETYSQLRDKVGETASISLEKGEVHSDHYKLLPVDLRNIENLNDIIARANLDPSLPTFIIAECVLIYLDPDSSRAIVGWASRTFSTSIFFLYEQIHPDDAFGQQMIRNLESRGCGLLGIYATPTLQEKENLFLDQGWQKAVAWDMLQVYSDFIEAQERRRPCKLPF from the exons ATGGCGAAACCGGTTACCGATTCACGCAGCAACAGAGCCGCCGTTCAAGCCACCAACGACGACGCTTCCGCCAGCAAACT GTCGTGTGTGAAAAAAGGATATATGAAAGATGATTATGTTCATCTGTTTGTTAAAAAGCAGCTGAGGCGAGCTCCGATTATTAACCGTG GTTATTTTGCCCGCTGGGCTGCTCTTCGAAAGATGCTTTATCAATTTCTTGATTGTGAGCCGAATGCTGATGGAAATGGAAATATCAGGAAGCAGATACTGTCACTTGGAGCTGGCTTCGACACAATGTTTTTTCAGTTGCAG GATGAAGGAAAAGCTCCTCATCTTTATGTGGAACTGGATTTCATTGAG GTAACAAGTAAGAAGGCAGCTCTTATTGAAACCTACAGTCAGTTAAGGGATAAAGTTGGTGAAACTGCATCAATATCCTTAG AAAAGGGGGAAGTCCATAGTGATCATTACAAATTGCTGCCTGTAGATTTGCGCAACATAGAAAATTTGAATGATATTATAGCCCGAGCAAATTTAGACCCCAG TTTGCCAACATTTATAATTGCAGAATGCGTTCTTATATATTTGGATCCTGATTCAAGCCGTGCTATTGTTGGATGGGCTTCAAGAACCTTTTCCACgtcaatatttttcttgtatgaGCAG ATCCACCCAGATGATGCTTTCGGTCAGCAAATGATTCGGAATTTGGAG AGCCGAGGTTGCGGACTATTAGGAATATATGCTACACCAACTTTACAAGAGAAAGAAAATCTTTTTCTTGATCAAGGATGGCAG AAAGCAGTTGCTTGGGACATGCTACAGGTTTATAGTGATTTTATTGAAGCTCAAGAAAGACGCAG